Proteins encoded together in one Agromyces sp. 3263 window:
- a CDS encoding family 20 glycosylhydrolase: MTDLISIHGPHQPSAGEAFSTAAIPAVRSARFLPGTWRVSSGARVSGPESLAGLLHRFVEDVATDSGLALVVASDGDDAVTADILVELDATGLEHLPLATGVRADGRDLEDADERHAIEIDPTGVRLRGATHEAVHRALTTLRQLITAGAVGSVAEVAGARLSDGPRFAWRGLSVDVVRTFHDPESIRRVIDMCSLYKLNVLHLHLTDDQGWRFEVPTWPLLTEVGGAGALGDRPGGYYSQADVAELVQYARERFVTIVPEVDLPGHVQAVFRAYPALAPEPNPAAEAASAAGLAIGTLDLDRGPTRQFVADALTAVAVQFHTAAYVHVGGDEAFGMSDEAHAAFVDEAMAVVRGLGKRAIGWQEAARANVGADDVVQYWIEPNQMAAMMDSGALDGMLPPELATVFLETMGKSSDDVPTALAKGARVLVSPNTVLYFDQPHAETAATEDQEALRARVGLPFYPGATLREMVEWDPVSVTPGLDSDDRIAGVEAAVWCETVTDRDDLEFLLMPRLAGLGERAWSATPTDWDEYVHRLAAASRAWDRRGWAWFRPASIEWQGVM, encoded by the coding sequence GTGACCGATCTCATCAGCATTCACGGACCTCACCAGCCGAGCGCTGGCGAGGCGTTCTCGACGGCGGCCATTCCGGCTGTCCGCAGCGCCCGCTTCCTTCCCGGCACCTGGCGTGTCTCCTCCGGCGCCCGCGTGAGCGGTCCGGAGTCGCTCGCCGGCCTGTTGCACCGCTTCGTCGAGGATGTGGCGACGGACTCGGGCCTCGCGCTCGTGGTCGCGTCGGATGGAGACGACGCGGTCACGGCTGACATCCTCGTCGAGCTCGACGCCACAGGTCTGGAGCATCTCCCACTCGCGACCGGCGTGCGCGCCGACGGTCGCGACCTCGAGGACGCGGACGAACGGCATGCGATCGAGATCGACCCGACCGGCGTCCGCCTTCGCGGCGCGACTCACGAAGCAGTGCATCGCGCGCTCACGACGCTTCGCCAGCTCATCACGGCAGGCGCTGTTGGGAGCGTCGCCGAGGTGGCGGGCGCGCGCCTCTCCGACGGTCCGCGCTTCGCCTGGCGCGGGCTCTCCGTCGACGTCGTCCGAACCTTCCACGATCCCGAGTCGATCCGCCGGGTCATCGACATGTGCTCGCTGTACAAGCTGAACGTGCTGCACCTGCACCTCACCGACGACCAGGGCTGGCGGTTCGAAGTCCCGACCTGGCCGCTCCTCACGGAGGTCGGCGGGGCCGGTGCGCTCGGCGACCGCCCGGGCGGGTATTACTCGCAGGCGGATGTCGCCGAGCTCGTGCAGTACGCACGCGAGCGGTTCGTCACGATCGTGCCCGAGGTCGACCTGCCCGGTCACGTGCAGGCCGTGTTCCGTGCCTACCCGGCGCTCGCCCCCGAGCCGAACCCTGCGGCCGAGGCGGCTTCGGCTGCCGGCCTCGCGATCGGCACGCTCGACCTCGACCGCGGCCCGACACGGCAATTCGTCGCGGACGCGCTCACGGCGGTGGCCGTGCAGTTCCACACGGCCGCCTACGTCCACGTCGGCGGCGATGAGGCATTCGGCATGTCCGACGAGGCCCACGCCGCGTTCGTCGATGAGGCCATGGCCGTCGTCCGGGGGCTCGGCAAGCGTGCGATCGGCTGGCAGGAGGCGGCTCGAGCGAACGTCGGCGCCGACGACGTGGTGCAGTACTGGATCGAACCGAACCAGATGGCCGCGATGATGGACTCCGGCGCCCTGGATGGGATGCTCCCGCCCGAGCTGGCGACGGTGTTCCTGGAGACGATGGGCAAGTCGTCCGACGACGTTCCGACCGCGCTTGCAAAGGGCGCTCGGGTGCTCGTCTCGCCGAACACGGTTCTCTATTTCGACCAGCCGCACGCCGAGACGGCCGCGACCGAAGATCAGGAAGCGCTGCGGGCGCGGGTCGGCCTGCCGTTCTATCCTGGGGCCACGCTCCGCGAGATGGTCGAGTGGGACCCGGTGTCGGTGACACCGGGCCTCGATTCCGATGACCGCATCGCCGGGGTCGAGGCCGCGGTCTGGTGCGAGACCGTCACCGATCGCGACGACCTCGAGTTCCTGCTCATGCCCCGCCTCGCCGGCCTCGGTGAGCGTGCCTGGTCTGCGACGCCGACGGACTGGGACGAGTACGTCCACCGCCTGGCGGCGGCATCCCGAGCGTGGGATCGCCGGGGCTGGGCATGGTTCCGGCCCGCCTCGATCGAGTGGCAGGGCGTCATGTAA
- the nagB gene encoding glucosamine-6-phosphate deaminase, protein MAEVLIVRDEEEAGALAAEAIVNLIRSKPDAVLGLATGSTPLTTYGALARRIHDEGIDVRRVRGFALDEYVGLSAGHPESYRSVIAREVVGPLSLTPEHVRVPSGDPATIRTAGSDYEAAIDAAGGVDLQILGIGRTGHIGFNEPGSSLASLTRVKTLTESTRRDNARFFESACDVPMHCITQGIGTILRARHLMLLAFGHAKADAVAAAVEGAVSTSSPGSAIQLHPHATVIIDEAAASKLEFIAYYRHAWSNKPEWQGI, encoded by the coding sequence TTGGCTGAAGTACTGATCGTGCGCGACGAGGAGGAAGCCGGCGCGCTCGCCGCCGAAGCCATCGTCAACCTCATCCGCTCCAAACCGGACGCCGTGCTCGGGCTCGCGACCGGCTCGACGCCACTCACGACATACGGGGCGCTCGCCCGCCGCATCCACGACGAGGGCATCGACGTTAGGCGTGTGCGCGGCTTCGCGCTCGACGAATACGTGGGCCTGTCCGCCGGCCACCCCGAAAGTTACCGCAGCGTGATCGCGCGTGAGGTCGTGGGACCGCTCAGCCTCACCCCCGAGCACGTTCGGGTGCCGAGCGGCGATCCGGCAACGATCCGGACGGCCGGCTCCGACTACGAAGCGGCAATCGATGCGGCCGGCGGTGTCGACCTGCAGATCCTGGGCATCGGGCGCACCGGGCACATCGGCTTCAACGAGCCGGGCTCATCCCTGGCGTCCCTGACGCGGGTGAAGACGCTCACGGAGTCCACCCGGCGCGACAACGCGCGCTTCTTCGAGTCAGCCTGTGACGTGCCGATGCACTGCATCACGCAGGGCATCGGCACGATCCTCCGCGCTCGACACCTCATGTTGCTCGCATTCGGCCATGCGAAGGCCGACGCGGTCGCGGCCGCCGTCGAGGGCGCGGTGTCGACCAGCTCTCCCGGTTCGGCAATCCAGCTTCATCCACACGCGACGGTCATCATCGATGAGGCGGCCGCGTCGAAGCTCGAGTTCATCGCCTACTACCGGCATGCCTGGTCGAACAAGCCCGAATGGCAAGGCATCTGA
- the def gene encoding peptide deformylase — protein MAVLPIRISGDPVLHSPALPVETIDDDLRSLVRDLFETMDAAPGVGLAAPQVGVPLRLFTYGWTDEAGTKWRGVAINPELWISPPPAGEPDEDEESEGCLSFPGERFGLRRAERAILRATDLDGERFEIEAEGWLARIFQHEYDHLDGTLYVDRLGERDQRIAAKIARKLGWGKPGVSWMPGVDHLED, from the coding sequence ATGGCCGTCCTCCCCATACGCATCTCCGGCGACCCCGTGCTGCACTCCCCCGCCCTTCCCGTCGAGACCATCGACGACGACCTCCGCTCCCTCGTGCGCGACCTCTTCGAGACGATGGATGCCGCGCCCGGCGTCGGCCTCGCCGCCCCGCAGGTGGGCGTGCCGCTGCGGCTCTTCACGTACGGCTGGACCGACGAGGCCGGCACGAAGTGGCGTGGCGTCGCGATCAATCCCGAGCTGTGGATCTCGCCGCCGCCCGCGGGCGAGCCCGATGAGGACGAGGAGTCCGAGGGGTGCCTGTCGTTCCCCGGCGAACGGTTCGGGCTGCGCCGCGCCGAGCGCGCGATCCTGCGCGCCACCGACCTCGACGGCGAGCGGTTCGAGATCGAGGCCGAGGGCTGGCTGGCACGCATCTTCCAGCACGAGTACGACCACCTCGACGGCACCCTCTACGTCGATCGGCTCGGCGAACGCGATCAGCGCATCGCCGCGAAGATCGCGCGAAAGCTGGGCTGGGGCAAGCCCGGGGTGTCGTGGATGCCGGGCGTCGACCACCTCGAGGACTGA
- a CDS encoding glycosyltransferase, translated as MSDTPGATAPAGTDGAGTERPLTILIGADTFAPDVNGAARFAERLAAGLVERGHDVHVMAPAANRKHGTWKEVHEGQEITAHRLYSWRWYPHDWLRFALPWRIKQNSSRIIDAVKPDVVHFQSHIIVGRGLSLEAQKRGIRIIGTNHFMPENMLEFTLLPKAWQEWAVGLAWKAAGRTFGRAEAVTTPTRRASQFLEKHTGLRGVHAISCGIDAHKYSPDWSPRTENRILFVGRVTGEKQIDVLLRAVTLLPAELDAKIEIVGGGDQMRNLQHMAAELGIADRVTFTGYVTDDELREAYHRASVLAMPSIAELQSIVTMEAMASALPVVAANAMALPHLVHDGENGYLFEPSNPEDLAAKLRTVLEASPEEYRALKEGSLRLIAAHDIQRTISTFESLYRGKPVTDPVTDVAPAALPE; from the coding sequence GTGTCTGACACACCCGGTGCGACTGCCCCCGCCGGCACCGACGGCGCGGGGACGGAACGTCCGCTCACGATCCTGATCGGCGCGGACACCTTCGCGCCCGACGTGAACGGCGCCGCCCGCTTCGCCGAGCGCCTCGCCGCCGGGCTGGTCGAACGTGGGCACGACGTGCACGTCATGGCCCCCGCCGCGAACCGCAAGCACGGCACGTGGAAGGAGGTGCACGAGGGTCAGGAGATCACCGCGCACCGGCTCTACAGCTGGCGCTGGTATCCCCATGACTGGCTGCGCTTCGCGCTCCCGTGGCGAATCAAGCAGAACAGCTCCCGCATCATCGACGCGGTGAAGCCCGACGTCGTGCACTTCCAGTCCCACATCATCGTGGGCCGGGGCCTCTCGCTCGAGGCACAGAAGCGCGGCATCCGCATCATCGGCACCAACCACTTCATGCCCGAGAACATGTTGGAGTTCACCCTGCTGCCGAAGGCGTGGCAGGAGTGGGCCGTCGGTCTCGCGTGGAAGGCGGCGGGCCGCACGTTCGGCCGCGCCGAGGCGGTCACGACGCCGACGCGCCGTGCCTCGCAGTTCCTCGAGAAGCACACCGGACTGCGCGGCGTGCACGCGATCTCGTGCGGCATCGACGCACACAAGTACTCGCCCGACTGGTCGCCGCGCACCGAGAACCGCATCCTGTTCGTCGGCCGCGTCACCGGTGAGAAGCAGATCGACGTGCTGCTGCGCGCGGTCACGCTGCTGCCGGCCGAGCTCGACGCGAAGATCGAGATCGTCGGCGGCGGAGACCAGATGCGCAACCTGCAGCACATGGCCGCCGAACTCGGCATCGCCGACCGCGTCACCTTCACGGGCTACGTCACCGACGACGAACTGCGCGAGGCGTACCACCGCGCATCCGTGCTGGCCATGCCGTCGATCGCCGAGCTGCAGAGCATCGTGACGATGGAGGCCATGGCCTCGGCGCTGCCCGTCGTCGCCGCGAACGCCATGGCGCTGCCGCACCTCGTGCACGACGGCGAGAACGGCTACCTGTTCGAGCCGAGCAACCCCGAAGACCTCGCGGCCAAGCTCCGCACCGTGCTCGAGGCGTCGCCCGAGGAGTACCGCGCCCTCAAGGAGGGCTCCCTCCGGCTCATCGCGGCGCACGACATCCAGCGCACGATCTCGACGTTCGAGAGCCTGTATCGTGGAAAGCCGGTGACCGATCCGGTCACGGATGTCGCGCCCGCAGCACTCCCCGAGTGA
- a CDS encoding ROK family protein, whose protein sequence is MRIGIDVGGTSTRGVVISEGDAIVAEAERRTALGSSGVLQSITDVVMVLSEASPGIPPAEIGIGVPGLVDPASGVVRHAANLGIARLPLQRLVADATGARVVVDNDVSAATLGAMQYVHSDNRGAPQSFAYINIGTGLGVGLVTNGRLVHGRHGHAGELGHFPLGLTDRECGCGQRGCIETSTSGSALSRFNPDRDRDAPLPDDFLKGLVALLRMTTLATDPSSIVLGGGVVSNCSGFLEQVVRALAEDDDSDTFLSHLQIADRLGVARATNLGALGAALLPRMVADPMEVPVG, encoded by the coding sequence ATGCGGATCGGGATCGATGTGGGCGGCACGTCCACCCGTGGCGTCGTCATCTCAGAGGGCGATGCCATCGTGGCGGAGGCTGAGCGCCGCACGGCACTCGGCAGCTCCGGCGTCCTGCAGTCCATCACGGACGTCGTGATGGTGCTTTCCGAAGCGTCACCTGGAATTCCACCGGCCGAGATCGGGATCGGCGTCCCCGGACTCGTCGACCCGGCGTCCGGCGTCGTGCGGCACGCCGCGAACCTCGGGATCGCACGTCTGCCACTCCAGCGACTCGTCGCTGACGCGACCGGGGCCAGGGTCGTGGTCGACAACGACGTCAGTGCGGCGACGCTCGGCGCGATGCAGTACGTGCACTCCGACAACCGCGGCGCCCCACAGTCGTTCGCCTACATCAATATCGGTACCGGGCTCGGAGTCGGGCTCGTGACGAACGGTCGGCTGGTCCACGGCCGACATGGTCATGCGGGCGAGCTCGGTCACTTCCCGCTCGGGCTCACCGACCGGGAATGCGGGTGCGGGCAGCGCGGCTGCATCGAGACGTCAACCTCCGGTTCCGCGCTCTCGCGCTTCAACCCGGATCGAGACCGCGACGCGCCACTCCCCGACGACTTCCTGAAGGGCCTGGTCGCGCTGCTCCGGATGACCACGTTGGCGACCGACCCGTCGAGCATCGTGCTCGGCGGCGGAGTCGTGTCGAACTGCAGCGGCTTTCTCGAACAGGTCGTGCGTGCCCTCGCGGAAGACGACGACTCCGACACGTTCCTCTCCCACTTGCAGATCGCCGACCGACTCGGCGTCGCTCGGGCGACGAACCTCGGCGCCCTGGGCGCGGCGCTGCTGCCGCGCATGGTTGCCGACCCCATGGAGGTGCCCGTTGGCTGA
- a CDS encoding metalloregulator ArsR/SmtB family transcription factor, whose protein sequence is MSTATASVTHTAALARLGYALSDATRAGVLLTLREAPAYPSDLADALGVSRQVMSNQLACLRGCGLVEAVPDGRRTWYRLADPHLAPALSELLQVVLFVDPGCCAGASCTCA, encoded by the coding sequence ATGTCGACCGCCACCGCGTCCGTGACCCACACCGCCGCACTGGCCCGGCTCGGGTACGCGCTTTCGGACGCGACCCGAGCGGGTGTCCTTCTGACGCTTCGTGAGGCTCCGGCGTATCCATCGGACTTGGCCGATGCGCTCGGGGTGTCCCGGCAGGTCATGTCGAATCAGCTGGCCTGCCTGCGTGGGTGTGGGCTCGTCGAGGCTGTGCCCGACGGGCGCCGCACCTGGTATCGGCTCGCCGACCCACATCTCGCTCCGGCTCTCAGCGAGCTGCTGCAGGTCGTGCTGTTCGTGGATCCCGGGTGCTGTGCCGGAGCGAGCTGCACTTGCGCATGA
- a CDS encoding LPXTG cell wall anchor domain-containing protein, whose protein sequence is MTPVGTGIASTGVDSTWWAGAAMIVLLAGALVLAVGGRRRAAAVE, encoded by the coding sequence GTGACGCCTGTCGGGACCGGCATCGCCTCGACGGGTGTCGACTCGACCTGGTGGGCAGGGGCCGCCATGATCGTGTTGCTCGCCGGAGCACTCGTGCTCGCTGTCGGCGGGCGCCGCCGCGCCGCGGCCGTCGAGTAG
- a CDS encoding cation transporter, translating into MTVNTLSPSAERTHTLQRRIRWIVSATIAYNVVEAVIAITAGGIASSSALVAFGLDSTIEVLSAAAVAWQFTRRDPERWEKGTLRVIAVAFFALAAYVTASSLLALVLRTDVEHSTLGLVITALSVLLMPFLSLAERRAGRELGSATAVADSKQTLICTYLSAAVLVGLVLNSLFGWWWADAIAGLVIAGFAVREGIEAWRGDACATSVGMLLEDERDEHVQDEHDASAR; encoded by the coding sequence ATGACCGTCAACACTCTGTCCCCTTCGGCTGAGCGAACGCACACGCTGCAGCGTCGGATCCGGTGGATCGTCTCGGCGACGATCGCGTACAACGTGGTCGAGGCCGTGATCGCGATCACGGCCGGTGGCATCGCGTCGTCGTCCGCCTTGGTCGCGTTCGGGTTGGACTCGACGATTGAGGTGCTGTCCGCGGCGGCGGTCGCCTGGCAGTTCACGCGCCGAGACCCCGAGCGTTGGGAGAAGGGCACACTGCGCGTCATCGCGGTCGCCTTCTTCGCCCTGGCCGCCTACGTGACCGCTTCGTCTCTGCTCGCGCTGGTGCTGCGAACCGACGTCGAGCACAGCACTCTCGGCTTGGTCATCACCGCGCTGAGCGTTCTCCTGATGCCGTTCCTGTCGCTCGCAGAGCGCCGAGCCGGCCGCGAACTCGGCTCGGCGACAGCGGTCGCCGACTCGAAGCAGACGCTCATCTGCACGTACCTCTCCGCAGCGGTGTTGGTCGGCCTCGTCCTGAACAGCCTGTTCGGGTGGTGGTGGGCCGACGCGATCGCCGGCCTCGTCATCGCCGGCTTCGCCGTGCGCGAGGGAATCGAGGCATGGCGCGGTGATGCCTGTGCCACGTCCGTCGGCATGCTCCTCGAGGACGAGCGCGACGAACACGTACAGGACGAGCACGACGCTTCCGCCCGATAG
- a CDS encoding AzlD domain-containing protein codes for MTTWHVLLIASAATLALKLGGYLVPAGLLERERPARIADLLTVALLAALIAVQTLGAGQAIVVDARVPAIIVAAALFAMRVPFLVVVIVAALVAAGIRAFT; via the coding sequence ATGACCACGTGGCACGTCCTCCTCATCGCGTCGGCGGCCACACTGGCGCTGAAGCTCGGTGGCTACCTGGTGCCGGCGGGCCTCCTCGAACGCGAGCGGCCGGCCCGCATCGCCGACCTCCTCACGGTCGCGCTGCTGGCGGCGCTCATCGCCGTGCAGACCCTCGGCGCCGGTCAGGCGATCGTCGTCGACGCCCGGGTGCCGGCGATCATCGTCGCGGCGGCGCTCTTCGCGATGCGCGTGCCGTTCCTCGTGGTCGTGATCGTGGCCGCGCTCGTCGCGGCGGGCATCCGCGCCTTCACGTGA
- a CDS encoding DMT family transporter — MDPDLSDLSEQIALDPTSFIGIPLALVGAVFLSLGAQFQHRGVVKVEARTVDSLGKGLSGKQLALLLARPSWVIGTVMLGLAILFQLSSLYFAPIIVVQPLGAIALVITSILNSRLNHVKLHRKSITAIVMCVGGVFLFVGVAAFTAVDKPVTDAQLVTILIILAVVLALAGVAFGLFRRRIRAIFYVIMAGVLYGFVATLAKVVLGRIEQGEVEWLTWTCLLGLLLATALGAYFVQNAYATGPPDLVIAGLTVVDPMVAVVIGIVVLGEASQAPLWANAVFLLAGVIAVWGVFMLARNHPQTRL, encoded by the coding sequence GTGGATCCGGACCTGAGCGACCTCTCCGAGCAGATCGCGCTCGACCCCACGTCGTTCATCGGTATCCCGCTGGCTCTCGTCGGCGCGGTGTTCCTGTCGCTCGGTGCCCAGTTCCAGCACCGCGGAGTGGTCAAGGTCGAGGCGCGCACCGTCGACTCGCTCGGCAAGGGCCTGAGCGGCAAGCAGCTCGCACTCCTGCTCGCGCGGCCGTCGTGGGTCATCGGCACGGTCATGCTCGGGCTCGCGATCCTCTTCCAGCTCTCGAGCCTCTACTTCGCGCCGATCATCGTGGTGCAGCCGCTCGGTGCGATCGCGCTCGTCATCACGTCGATCCTCAACTCCCGGCTGAACCACGTGAAGCTGCACCGCAAGTCGATCACCGCGATCGTCATGTGCGTCGGCGGCGTGTTCCTCTTCGTCGGCGTCGCGGCGTTCACCGCGGTCGACAAGCCCGTGACCGACGCGCAGCTCGTCACGATCCTCATCATCCTCGCCGTCGTGCTCGCGCTGGCGGGGGTGGCGTTCGGCCTCTTCCGTCGACGGATCCGCGCGATCTTCTACGTGATCATGGCGGGCGTGCTCTACGGGTTCGTGGCCACGCTCGCCAAGGTCGTGCTCGGCCGCATCGAGCAGGGCGAGGTCGAGTGGCTCACCTGGACGTGCCTGCTCGGCCTGCTGCTCGCCACGGCGCTCGGCGCGTACTTCGTGCAGAACGCCTATGCGACCGGGCCTCCCGACCTCGTGATCGCCGGACTGACGGTGGTCGACCCGATGGTCGCCGTCGTGATCGGCATCGTCGTGCTGGGCGAGGCGTCCCAGGCCCCGCTCTGGGCGAACGCGGTGTTCCTCCTCGCCGGCGTGATCGCCGTGTGGGGCGTGTTCATGCTGGCCCGCAACCACCCGCAGACCCGGCTCTGA
- a CDS encoding AzlC family ABC transporter permease: MRRVTPVRDGVGVGLATAAYGISFGALAVASGLDVWQTCFLSMVMFTGGSQFALVGVLASGGVAAGGSAIAAAALLGIRNVVYGMRMKPIVDRGSLAQRIAAAWITIDESTAVALAQTSDRAARLGFWATGLVIFVGWNLTTLAGALIGEALGDTRAWGLDAAAAAAFLGLLWPRLKRFQAGAVAVAAAVVATLATPVLTPGLPVLVAALAAVLVGWFDLFSRRSRA, from the coding sequence GTGCGCCGGGTCACGCCGGTCCGCGACGGGGTCGGCGTCGGCCTCGCGACGGCCGCGTACGGCATCTCGTTCGGAGCGCTCGCGGTGGCGTCCGGGCTCGACGTGTGGCAGACCTGCTTCCTCAGCATGGTGATGTTCACCGGCGGCTCGCAGTTCGCGCTCGTCGGCGTGCTCGCGTCGGGCGGGGTGGCCGCGGGCGGCTCGGCCATCGCCGCGGCGGCGCTCCTCGGCATCCGGAACGTCGTCTACGGCATGCGCATGAAGCCGATCGTCGATCGCGGCAGCCTGGCGCAGCGCATCGCCGCGGCGTGGATCACGATCGACGAGTCCACGGCGGTCGCGCTCGCCCAGACGAGCGATCGGGCGGCCAGGCTCGGCTTCTGGGCGACCGGGCTCGTGATCTTCGTCGGATGGAACCTGACGACGCTCGCGGGCGCCCTCATCGGCGAAGCCCTCGGCGACACGAGGGCGTGGGGCCTGGATGCCGCGGCGGCGGCGGCCTTCCTCGGCTTGCTGTGGCCCCGGCTCAAGCGGTTCCAGGCGGGCGCGGTCGCGGTGGCTGCGGCGGTGGTCGCGACGCTCGCGACCCCGGTGCTCACACCCGGGCTGCCGGTACTCGTCGCGGCGCTGGCGGCCGTGCTCGTCGGCTGGTTCGACCTGTTCTCGAGGCGGAGCCGCGCATGA
- a CDS encoding TetR/AcrR family transcriptional regulator → MARRLSPEVRREEIVEITDAIIAAEGYRSLSLREVARRCGMSAPGLMHYFPDMESLLYAVLQHRDELDLAAIAAGQPEDARLDDFVETALSYYERAGDTTRRYDALEAEAIDPKHPAHTYYLERDARSFAALRPLVEREFEDPDRVFLLLRAVFEGLRFRRLRDPEHVDLRREWHEVRDIVLDKLERRVGQGNVPAR, encoded by the coding sequence ATGGCACGCAGGCTGAGCCCCGAGGTCCGTCGTGAGGAGATCGTCGAGATCACCGACGCGATCATCGCCGCCGAGGGCTATCGTTCGTTGAGCCTCCGCGAGGTCGCGCGCCGGTGCGGGATGTCCGCTCCCGGGCTGATGCACTACTTCCCCGACATGGAGAGCCTGCTGTACGCCGTGCTCCAGCATCGCGACGAGCTCGACCTCGCCGCGATCGCCGCCGGCCAGCCCGAGGATGCCCGACTCGACGACTTCGTCGAGACCGCCCTCAGCTACTACGAGCGCGCGGGGGACACGACCCGGCGGTACGACGCGCTCGAGGCCGAAGCCATCGACCCGAAGCATCCGGCCCATACCTACTACCTGGAGCGCGACGCGCGCTCGTTCGCCGCGCTCCGCCCCCTGGTCGAGCGCGAGTTCGAAGATCCCGACCGTGTCTTCCTGCTGCTTCGGGCGGTGTTCGAAGGGCTGCGATTCCGTCGGCTCCGTGACCCCGAGCACGTCGACCTCCGGCGCGAATGGCACGAGGTGCGCGACATCGTGCTCGACAAGCTCGAGCGCCGCGTCGGGCAGGGAAACGTTCCGGCTCGCTGA
- a CDS encoding NAD(P)-dependent oxidoreductase produces MTDAASPRRPHRVVSGSQPPTSPAWRPASPGPIAVLPDGDPVVTAAVGGAGGAVAALGPGTRGIVWTAASGAESLQHALDAHPGVSWVQLPWAGVDAFAPLLARFRDDGRTWTSAKGAYAQPVAEHALMLALAVLREVPMRVRAEQWDVDERGRTLFGSDVVIVGAGGIATELLRLLAPFGVRVTVVRRRDEPVEGAWRTVGVADLGPALEHAEVVFVAAALTGETRGLIGARELQRMPHGAVLVNVARGAVVDTDALVAALASGALGGAGLDVTDPEPLPTGHPLWTAPNTIITPHVADTEAMVVPLFAERVGRNVAAFLAGRPLEGRIDAGAGY; encoded by the coding sequence ATGACGGATGCCGCGTCGCCGCGTCGTCCGCATCGTGTGGTCTCGGGCTCCCAGCCGCCGACGAGCCCCGCCTGGCGTCCGGCGTCGCCCGGCCCGATCGCCGTGCTGCCCGATGGCGACCCCGTGGTGACTGCGGCGGTGGGCGGCGCGGGCGGCGCGGTCGCGGCGCTCGGACCCGGCACCCGCGGGATCGTCTGGACCGCGGCATCCGGAGCGGAGTCGCTGCAGCACGCGCTCGACGCGCACCCCGGCGTCTCCTGGGTGCAGCTCCCGTGGGCGGGAGTCGATGCGTTCGCGCCGCTGCTCGCCCGCTTCCGGGACGACGGTCGCACGTGGACGAGCGCGAAGGGCGCGTACGCGCAGCCCGTCGCCGAGCACGCCCTCATGCTGGCCCTCGCCGTGCTGCGGGAGGTGCCGATGCGGGTGCGCGCCGAGCAGTGGGACGTCGACGAGCGCGGTCGCACCCTGTTCGGCTCCGACGTGGTCATCGTCGGGGCAGGCGGCATCGCGACCGAGCTCCTGCGGCTCCTGGCGCCGTTCGGCGTCCGCGTCACCGTCGTCCGCCGTCGCGACGAGCCGGTCGAGGGTGCGTGGCGCACGGTCGGGGTCGCCGACCTGGGCCCGGCGCTCGAGCACGCCGAGGTCGTCTTCGTGGCGGCGGCGCTCACCGGCGAGACACGCGGGCTCATCGGCGCGCGCGAGCTCCAACGGATGCCGCACGGCGCCGTGCTCGTGAACGTGGCGCGCGGCGCCGTGGTCGACACCGACGCCCTGGTCGCCGCCCTCGCATCGGGCGCCCTCGGCGGCGCCGGGCTGGACGTCACCGACCCCGAGCCGTTGCCCACGGGGCATCCGCTGTGGACCGCGCCCAACACGATCATCACCCCGCACGTCGCCGACACCGAGGCGATGGTCGTGCCGCTCTTCGCCGAGCGGGTCGGTCGCAACGTCGCCGCGTTCCTCGCCGGGCGACCGCTCGAGGGTCGCATCGATGCTGGCGCGGGATACTGA